Proteins encoded together in one Aminipila butyrica window:
- the ytvI gene encoding sporulation integral membrane protein YtvI has protein sequence MESQYTRKKSFIVNVVYIMLIALLVYISLKYVFNLISPFLFAFGIAYLLKTPAKKLSALTRIPVRWISIALVTLFYCTIGLLLVLLGVKLIATATDLVMQLPVLYKQQLEPFLLNGLHGLEKVVSDRAPVLVEKFNTDFDQLVNSLGSNVTNMSLSLIGAISNIASSLPAFFIKTLIMVISTFFIAADYDILSAFILKQFPVKGQKIIVSIKRYVIGTLFVVIRSYALIVTITFLELFAGLSIIGINNAVLIAMMVAVFDILPVLGTGGIMIPWTLISCLQGNYQVAVGLFILYLFITIVRNIIEPKIVGSQLGLHPIATLLCMFIGANLFGIIGLFGFPITLSLLRHLNDTGTIKIFK, from the coding sequence ATGGAATCTCAATACACGAGAAAAAAATCATTTATTGTAAATGTCGTTTATATAATGCTGATCGCCTTACTGGTATATATTTCTCTGAAATATGTATTTAATTTGATCAGTCCGTTTCTGTTTGCTTTTGGCATAGCTTATTTGCTAAAGACCCCAGCTAAAAAACTGTCAGCTTTGACCAGGATACCAGTCCGCTGGATTTCTATTGCGCTGGTAACCTTGTTTTACTGTACCATCGGTCTGCTGCTTGTGTTGCTGGGAGTCAAGCTGATTGCCACGGCTACGGATTTAGTCATGCAGCTCCCAGTGCTCTATAAGCAGCAGCTGGAGCCTTTTTTGCTCAACGGTCTGCACGGACTGGAAAAGGTTGTATCAGACAGAGCACCTGTGCTGGTGGAAAAGTTCAATACAGATTTTGACCAGCTGGTGAACTCTTTGGGGTCCAATGTGACCAACATGTCACTATCTTTGATTGGAGCCATCTCCAACATCGCCTCTTCTCTGCCGGCCTTTTTTATCAAGACTTTGATTATGGTAATTTCTACTTTTTTCATTGCGGCGGACTACGACATTCTCTCCGCTTTCATTTTGAAACAATTTCCGGTTAAAGGGCAGAAAATTATTGTGAGCATTAAGCGCTATGTGATTGGCACGCTGTTTGTGGTTATTCGTTCCTATGCGCTGATTGTGACAATCACCTTTTTGGAGCTGTTTGCTGGTTTATCCATAATCGGCATCAACAACGCTGTCCTCATTGCCATGATGGTGGCTGTGTTTGATATCCTGCCAGTGCTGGGCACTGGAGGCATCATGATTCCTTGGACTTTAATCAGCTGCTTGCAGGGCAATTATCAGGTGGCGGTGGGATTGTTCATCCTATACCTCTTTATCACCATCGTTCGCAATATTATTGAACCTAAAATTGTGGGCAGCCAGCTAGGGCTTCATCCGATAGCCACGCTGCTATGCATGTTTATTGGTGCCAACTTGTTTGGAATCATTGGTCTTTTCGGGTTCCCTATCACCTTGTCTTTGTTGAGGCACTTGAATGATACGGGTACTATTAAAATATTTAAATAA
- a CDS encoding GIY-YIG nuclease family protein has protein sequence MNTLSKKERRKQYNTRQVIGGIYVIRCQGNGRTWLKSTSDLKGEQNRFQFALSNNSSPTPAMLREWNQYGAKSFSLQVLEALEKKDTQTDREFADDVQALLELWKEKEQMEIQ, from the coding sequence ATGAATACATTATCAAAAAAAGAACGACGCAAGCAGTACAACACCCGTCAAGTGATTGGCGGAATCTATGTTATTCGCTGTCAGGGAAATGGCCGCACTTGGCTCAAATCTACATCTGACCTGAAAGGTGAGCAAAATCGTTTTCAATTCGCCCTTTCCAACAATTCCTCTCCCACGCCAGCTATGCTGCGGGAATGGAACCAGTATGGAGCGAAATCCTTTTCCTTGCAAGTCTTGGAGGCGTTAGAAAAGAAAGATACACAGACAGATCGGGAGTTTGCTGATGATGTGCAGGCGCTGCTGGAACTGTGGAAAGAGAAAGAGCAAATGGAAATCCAGTAG
- the mtnN gene encoding 5'-methylthioadenosine/S-adenosylhomocysteine nucleosidase has translation MKLLGLICPCEEEWAPYERYFKEKSRHLRAGIEFLEGELADQPVVAVVSGVCKVNAAIAAQILVNVYQVEGIINSGTAGGMASQVKLLETVVSTDICYHDVNLLNLVKLHPFMDSDKPYFQVDGRMLQAARKVAASGTFLQKIHFGRMATGEQFIVDKERPAINDTFEPLCADMETGAIAHVCYVNQVPFMAVRSITDTEEHNGLANFEANFAEAASRSANFVVGLVAELQEG, from the coding sequence ATGAAGTTGCTTGGACTAATTTGTCCGTGTGAAGAGGAATGGGCGCCATATGAAAGATATTTTAAGGAAAAGAGCCGGCATCTGAGGGCTGGCATCGAGTTCTTGGAAGGAGAATTGGCTGACCAGCCTGTGGTTGCTGTGGTTTCGGGTGTATGTAAGGTAAATGCGGCCATTGCAGCTCAAATTTTGGTGAATGTGTATCAAGTGGAGGGGATTATTAACTCCGGAACGGCTGGGGGTATGGCCAGTCAAGTGAAATTGTTGGAGACCGTGGTATCTACCGACATCTGCTACCACGATGTGAATTTGTTAAATCTAGTGAAGCTACACCCCTTTATGGACTCGGACAAACCTTACTTTCAAGTGGACGGGAGAATGTTGCAAGCAGCCAGAAAGGTAGCAGCTAGCGGCACTTTTTTGCAGAAAATTCACTTTGGGCGCATGGCTACAGGAGAACAGTTCATTGTGGACAAGGAGCGTCCGGCTATTAATGACACCTTTGAACCTCTCTGTGCAGATATGGAGACTGGGGCGATAGCTCATGTGTGTTATGTAAATCAGGTTCCTTTTATGGCGGTTCGGAGTATTACGGATACAGAGGAACACAATGGATTGGCAAATTTCGAGGCCAATTTTGCAGAAGCAGCCAGTAGGTCAGCAAATTTTGTAGTCGGGCTTGTGGCAGAGCTGCAAGAAGGATGA
- a CDS encoding restriction endonuclease subunit S translates to MSRLRILIQELCPQGVDMVELGDVMVCEPSETCMVESKEYQDEFFTPVLEAGTSFILGYTGEKTGVFQASPAEPVVLFDDNSGAFRWVEFNFKVESPAMKLLTAKDKAMADFRYLYYMMKRIERRGDEKSNLWAGYYSKMGIPLPSLPIQHEIVKILDNIAEEEENLSLELAARKKQYEHYRQLLLTFHEAADNISKQTDGL, encoded by the coding sequence ATGAGCAGATTGAGAATACTAATCCAGGAGCTATGTCCCCAGGGGGTGGATATGGTGGAGCTGGGAGACGTGATGGTCTGTGAACCGTCTGAAACCTGTATGGTAGAAAGCAAGGAATACCAGGATGAGTTTTTTACGCCAGTTCTGGAAGCGGGAACCTCCTTTATTTTAGGATATACTGGCGAGAAAACAGGGGTGTTCCAGGCATCCCCGGCAGAACCCGTGGTTCTCTTTGATGATAACAGCGGTGCTTTTCGTTGGGTAGAATTTAACTTTAAGGTGGAATCTCCGGCTATGAAGCTTTTGACTGCTAAGGACAAGGCGATGGCAGATTTTCGATATCTGTATTACATGATGAAGCGAATTGAACGCAGGGGAGATGAAAAGAGCAATCTGTGGGCAGGGTATTACAGTAAGATGGGCATTCCGCTGCCGTCTCTGCCCATACAGCATGAGATTGTTAAAATTTTGGATAACATCGCCGAAGAGGAAGAAAATTTATCATTGGAATTGGCTGCTCGAAAAAAACAGTATGAACATTATCGTCAACTTCTTTTGACTTTCCATGAGGCGGCCGACAACATCAGCAAACAGACGGACGGGTTATAG
- a CDS encoding agmatinase family protein encodes MLKESKKNKFGILGLDYDTSAGLGWPGARYAPDQIRQSLKWILNRIRDNEIFDTEKNRLVDMSKVEIRDFGNLSISRYDHEKSGEEMKQQIDQVIDAGFSPILLGGDHSVTWPGIRSLYEHTEGKMGIIHLDTHLDLVEDSAVQGKFSGSSEIRRAAELERVDGNNIVQIGIRGYNYAEHYHFIKENNLHVITPDAFFEEGAAQVAKKAVEWASEGVDKIYFTLDIDVLDSAFAPGSGANEPGGISTWQLFKFVKEVAPYVDVFDIVEVNPMTDYRNMTSTVAAKLIFDYIVTNYYTCC; translated from the coding sequence ATGTTAAAGGAAAGTAAAAAAAACAAGTTTGGAATTCTGGGACTGGATTACGATACCTCGGCGGGTTTGGGCTGGCCAGGAGCAAGATATGCCCCTGATCAAATTCGTCAATCCCTCAAGTGGATATTAAATCGAATCCGAGACAATGAAATCTTCGATACGGAAAAAAACAGGTTAGTGGATATGTCAAAGGTAGAGATTCGAGATTTCGGCAACCTGTCCATCAGTCGTTACGACCACGAAAAGAGTGGGGAGGAGATGAAGCAGCAGATTGACCAAGTCATCGACGCAGGGTTTTCTCCGATTCTTTTAGGGGGAGACCATTCGGTGACTTGGCCGGGCATCCGTTCTCTCTATGAGCACACAGAAGGCAAGATGGGTATTATTCACTTGGACACCCATTTGGACCTGGTAGAGGATTCGGCGGTGCAGGGAAAGTTTTCTGGCAGCAGTGAGATTCGCCGGGCAGCAGAGCTGGAACGAGTAGATGGCAACAATATCGTTCAAATTGGCATCCGGGGCTATAATTATGCCGAGCATTACCACTTTATAAAAGAAAATAACCTGCATGTTATCACCCCGGACGCTTTTTTTGAAGAGGGAGCGGCACAAGTGGCTAAAAAGGCTGTGGAATGGGCTTCTGAGGGCGTAGACAAGATCTATTTTACATTGGATATCGATGTACTGGATTCGGCTTTCGCACCAGGGTCCGGAGCCAACGAGCCAGGAGGCATCAGTACTTGGCAACTGTTTAAATTTGTTAAGGAAGTAGCGCCATATGTGGACGTTTTCGATATTGTAGAGGTCAATCCCATGACGGATTATCGAAATATGACCAGCACCGTGGCAGCGAAGCTGATTTTTGATTACATCGTGACTAATTATTACACCTGCTGTTGA
- a CDS encoding amino acid permease: MSSENLNHSDNKVELKKEIGLAAAISIVVGNMIGSGIYMTPQTLASASNPKSTMIAWVITSIGSIIVALVFARLGEKYPATGGPVFYARKSFGSFAAFLIAWTYWIGAWICDAAVITGFLSYLSFFVPVLRESKLLAFGASTLTLWFFTWINIKGSKQVGIVGLITTVCKIIPLIIFIIIAALHFDSANFASASAPELEGANTISVAVGITLWAFLGLDSASVAAGDIKNPQKNVKRATLLGIVGTAIIYMGINVFAMGAISQTQLANSTAPLAEVINIATGSAWGGGFVAMGAIIATLGATSGWILITGRIALSAGQENLFPKVFSKISPKTHTPVNALVISAVAANILLILNAAGSLRSAYNFMVLIGTLAFLPAYAFSAAGEIILLAKRSSQFNLFIFVKSSSMSLLAFAYTLYAIYGIGANAVMWGFILMLAGIPFFVYMRMQNKEINSLEEPL; the protein is encoded by the coding sequence ATGAGTAGCGAAAACTTAAACCATTCCGACAACAAAGTAGAGCTAAAAAAGGAAATTGGACTTGCTGCTGCCATATCCATTGTGGTGGGAAACATGATCGGCTCCGGCATCTACATGACGCCTCAGACTCTGGCCAGCGCATCAAATCCAAAATCTACTATGATCGCTTGGGTCATCACCTCCATCGGCTCCATCATCGTGGCCCTGGTATTCGCCAGGCTGGGAGAAAAGTATCCCGCCACCGGGGGTCCAGTTTTTTACGCGAGAAAGTCTTTCGGCAGCTTTGCCGCTTTTCTCATCGCCTGGACCTATTGGATTGGGGCCTGGATTTGTGATGCGGCAGTCATCACCGGATTTTTAAGCTATCTGTCTTTTTTCGTACCAGTCCTCCGAGAGAGCAAGCTGCTGGCTTTTGGAGCCTCCACGCTGACCTTGTGGTTTTTCACCTGGATTAACATCAAGGGCTCTAAGCAAGTGGGCATTGTAGGGCTAATCACCACGGTCTGTAAGATTATCCCTCTGATTATCTTCATTATCATTGCAGCCCTGCACTTTGACTCGGCTAATTTTGCCAGTGCATCGGCGCCAGAGCTGGAGGGAGCCAACACGATTTCCGTGGCGGTGGGCATCACCCTGTGGGCTTTTTTGGGCCTGGATTCAGCCAGCGTGGCGGCAGGGGATATCAAGAATCCGCAAAAAAACGTGAAGAGAGCTACGTTACTAGGCATCGTGGGTACGGCCATCATCTACATGGGCATCAACGTCTTTGCCATGGGAGCTATCAGTCAAACCCAATTGGCCAATTCTACCGCACCATTAGCAGAAGTTATTAACATTGCCACTGGGTCAGCTTGGGGCGGCGGCTTTGTAGCCATGGGAGCTATCATTGCTACCCTGGGTGCTACTTCTGGATGGATTCTCATCACTGGACGAATTGCTTTGTCGGCTGGGCAGGAAAACTTATTTCCAAAAGTCTTTAGCAAGATCAGCCCAAAGACCCATACCCCAGTCAATGCCTTGGTAATCAGCGCTGTGGCAGCCAACATTCTTTTGATTCTCAATGCGGCGGGCAGCCTTCGCTCGGCTTACAACTTTATGGTGCTGATTGGTACCCTGGCTTTTCTGCCGGCCTATGCCTTCAGCGCAGCTGGAGAGATCATTCTACTGGCTAAGCGGTCCAGCCAGTTCAATCTGTTTATCTTCGTCAAGAGCAGTTCTATGTCTCTGCTGGCCTTTGCCTATACGCTTTATGCGATTTATGGAATAGGGGCGAATGCGGTTATGTGGGGCTTCATTCTTATGCTAGCCGGCATTCCATTCTTTGTATACATGAGAATGCAGAATAAAGAGATAAATTCCTTAGAAGAGCCACTTTAA
- a CDS encoding sigma-54 interaction domain-containing protein, with translation MYEQALSEMRNSLKNTDLIIVIDTQGTVMYYNDFNDIYNEAGNQDNIGKSIFQLYPWLTKENSTIFKVIESGEPLVNQFQAIKTTDNKPVSAINSVFPLISGNKLLGAIEISSNIDGSKQPNKNKRNYAIFNAKYDFDNIITESTSMKELILRMKNMAKSNSSVLIYGETGTGKEIAAHAIHNASRRWDKPFVTQNCAAIPSTIIESILFGSVKGSFTGAEDKAGLFETANGGTIYLDEINSMPLEMQSKLLRTLEDRKIRRVGDNKDLDVDIRIIASTNEKPQDLLSQNKFRPDLFYRLSVVTVELPPLRERPEDIDPLCQYFIQYYNNLFHKQVQGITPELKSLLTRYQWPGNVRELKNCIESAYNFADQDWLDIPHMPPYILQALRDNGQTTLHDEKGLSHLLEEYEAALIGRALHANKYNIIKTAKELKLPRQTLYYKLKKYGLMKGEI, from the coding sequence ATGTACGAGCAGGCTCTATCAGAAATGCGAAATTCCTTGAAAAATACCGATTTGATCATCGTCATCGATACCCAGGGAACCGTTATGTATTATAATGATTTCAACGATATCTACAACGAGGCAGGCAATCAGGACAATATCGGCAAATCCATATTCCAACTCTATCCCTGGCTGACAAAAGAAAACAGCACTATATTTAAAGTTATTGAATCCGGAGAGCCCCTGGTCAACCAGTTTCAGGCCATCAAAACCACCGACAATAAGCCGGTGTCGGCTATCAATTCAGTATTCCCCTTAATCAGCGGAAACAAACTCCTAGGTGCTATCGAAATCTCTTCCAACATCGACGGCAGCAAGCAGCCAAATAAAAATAAGCGCAATTATGCTATCTTTAATGCCAAATATGACTTCGACAATATTATTACAGAAAGCACCAGCATGAAAGAACTGATACTGCGCATGAAAAATATGGCCAAATCTAATTCCAGCGTCTTAATATACGGAGAGACTGGCACGGGAAAGGAAATTGCTGCCCACGCCATCCACAACGCCAGCCGTCGCTGGGATAAACCCTTTGTAACCCAAAACTGCGCGGCCATTCCCAGCACAATCATCGAAAGTATCCTCTTTGGCTCCGTCAAAGGCAGCTTTACTGGCGCCGAAGACAAAGCCGGGCTGTTTGAAACAGCCAACGGCGGCACCATCTACCTAGACGAAATTAACTCTATGCCGCTGGAGATGCAATCCAAGCTCCTGCGGACCCTGGAAGACCGAAAAATCCGTCGAGTAGGCGATAACAAAGACCTAGACGTGGATATACGAATTATTGCCTCCACCAACGAAAAGCCCCAAGATCTCCTATCGCAAAATAAGTTCCGCCCTGATCTCTTCTATCGACTTAGCGTAGTCACGGTGGAATTACCGCCTCTGCGGGAGCGGCCAGAGGACATTGACCCTCTGTGCCAGTACTTCATTCAATACTACAACAACCTTTTTCACAAGCAGGTTCAGGGCATCACTCCCGAACTAAAATCCCTCCTTACCCGATATCAATGGCCGGGCAACGTGCGGGAATTAAAGAATTGTATAGAAAGTGCCTATAACTTCGCGGATCAAGACTGGCTGGATATCCCCCACATGCCGCCTTACATTTTGCAAGCCTTGAGGGATAACGGACAGACTACACTTCATGATGAAAAAGGCCTGTCCCATCTGCTGGAGGAATACGAGGCAGCGCTCATTGGCAGAGCCTTACATGCCAATAAGTATAACATTATTAAGACTGCAAAAGAACTTAAACTGCCTCGGCAAACCCTGTATTACAAGTTGAAAAAATATGGACTGATGAAGGGAGAAATCTGA
- a CDS encoding DUF2812 domain-containing protein has protein sequence MKHIFRSFNFGTLEYKEAESFLNQMAEKGYEFKSTGKGWLRNIAIFEKSERAKKMKYVIDVAKRTEWEKSEYYQFYKDSGWEKVDCFNKRLYIFAAQKDNAVPLYTDDASERNMLRKAVVNNGELLNHSFQLLCMLIILKALFFIKNREEALYYGFYATLFLCCLTGVYYVLHITAKLIYRVSGWQVNSNAIGKKMAQLLRVSCDLFGSAFLASLVLAAFYVIWKRGFFPNSFGEISLEFVQTLIFIGSVPVILVTTYLLALHPEREQLKVLNYIGAFMFFWGLIGFFSYIL, from the coding sequence ATGAAGCATATTTTCAGGAGCTTTAATTTTGGAACACTTGAGTATAAAGAAGCAGAAAGCTTTTTGAACCAGATGGCAGAAAAAGGCTATGAATTTAAAAGTACGGGAAAAGGATGGCTTCGGAATATAGCCATATTTGAAAAAAGTGAGCGAGCAAAAAAAATGAAGTATGTCATTGATGTAGCCAAGAGAACGGAATGGGAAAAAAGTGAATATTACCAGTTCTATAAAGATTCAGGATGGGAAAAAGTTGATTGCTTTAATAAGAGACTCTACATATTCGCTGCGCAAAAAGACAATGCGGTGCCCTTATATACGGATGACGCCTCTGAGAGAAACATGCTGAGAAAAGCCGTGGTGAATAATGGCGAATTGCTCAATCATTCCTTTCAGCTTCTTTGTATGCTGATCATCTTGAAAGCTTTGTTTTTCATAAAGAATCGAGAAGAAGCACTTTATTATGGTTTTTACGCAACTCTTTTTCTTTGCTGCTTGACCGGAGTATATTATGTATTGCACATAACAGCTAAATTGATATATCGGGTAAGCGGATGGCAAGTAAATAGCAATGCTATAGGAAAGAAAATGGCGCAGTTACTGCGAGTTTCCTGCGACTTGTTCGGGAGTGCTTTTCTTGCGTCTTTAGTCCTGGCCGCCTTTTATGTTATCTGGAAAAGAGGCTTTTTCCCAAACAGCTTTGGAGAAATAAGCTTGGAATTTGTGCAGACCCTGATATTTATAGGTTCTGTTCCGGTGATATTGGTAACCACTTACCTGCTGGCCCTGCACCCTGAAAGAGAACAACTTAAAGTATTAAATTATATTGGCGCATTTATGTTTTTTTGGGGATTGATCGGCTTCTTTTCCTATATCCTTTAA
- a CDS encoding PadR family transcriptional regulator encodes MAREQLKTLTEPMYYVLLSLIKENHGYGIMQMIRELTEERVTVGAGTLYTLLGRFEKEEIIVQVAEENRRKIYKLSEKGENILKEELERLNKMVCDGQKFMEADGQRPEPPEDKTGNGISIPISETDHQQESIPSSEEQPSKDSKNPLRDGETENGFGSGGFRKGVLIPT; translated from the coding sequence ATGGCAAGAGAACAATTAAAAACGTTAACAGAACCCATGTATTACGTTCTTCTTTCCCTCATCAAGGAAAATCATGGCTATGGAATCATGCAGATGATACGGGAACTGACAGAGGAAAGAGTTACGGTCGGAGCGGGAACACTATATACCCTTTTAGGAAGATTTGAAAAAGAAGAAATCATTGTTCAAGTTGCGGAAGAAAACCGCAGAAAGATTTACAAGTTATCCGAAAAAGGAGAAAACATCTTAAAAGAAGAATTGGAGCGATTAAATAAGATGGTCTGTGATGGCCAAAAGTTTATGGAGGCTGACGGACAAAGACCAGAACCTCCAGAGGATAAAACAGGAAATGGGATTTCAATCCCCATCAGTGAAACAGACCACCAACAGGAAAGTATTCCGTCCTCAGAAGAACAGCCATCAAAGGATAGTAAAAACCCGTTACGTGACGGAGAAACGGAAAATGGTTTCGGAAGTGGTGGATTCAGAAAAGGAGTATTGATTCCTACCTGA
- a CDS encoding VOC family protein — protein sequence MLNYDNFFLPVDNMESAIRYYSETLGLKVKFNFADIGMVAFSVGNEEPAIILKDTKKYIDTKPTIWFVVDDVLVEYNKLKTKGVKFLTEPFKIHTGMAVEFEDEFGNRLGITDYTKENDPRAEK from the coding sequence ATGTTAAATTATGATAACTTTTTTTTGCCAGTTGACAACATGGAAAGCGCTATAAGATACTACTCTGAAACCCTTGGCCTAAAAGTAAAATTTAATTTTGCCGACATTGGAATGGTTGCTTTTAGTGTAGGAAATGAAGAACCAGCCATCATTTTAAAGGATACAAAAAAATATATTGATACTAAACCAACAATATGGTTCGTAGTAGACGATGTTTTGGTAGAATACAATAAATTGAAAACCAAAGGAGTGAAATTCTTAACCGAACCTTTCAAAATTCACACAGGCATGGCTGTTGAATTTGAAGATGAATTTGGCAATAGGCTAGGTATCACGGATTATACAAAAGAGAATGATCCGAGAGCTGAAAAATAA
- a CDS encoding OB-fold domain-containing protein — protein sequence MNNTRIYTFSVLYTSFGEFNKDVPYVAAILEQEDGLRFPVRLSGYNPNQEIKIGQTVKIQKNQDGTCDYML from the coding sequence ATGAATAACACGAGAATTTATACATTCAGCGTTTTATATACATCTTTTGGTGAATTTAACAAGGATGTTCCGTATGTTGCTGCCATCTTGGAACAGGAGGATGGCTTACGCTTTCCTGTCCGCCTAAGCGGCTATAATCCTAATCAGGAAATTAAAATTGGCCAAACTGTAAAAATACAAAAAAATCAAGATGGCACGTGTGACTATATGCTATAA
- a CDS encoding thiolase domain-containing protein: MRSVSIIGIGETKMGNFPNRTLREMISEAGNTAIKDAGVEKKEIQAIFFGNFVGQQLTGQGHMGALVSETLGLGHIPAIRMEGACASGGLAFRSALIAVASGMYDTVLVGGAEKMTHQATPQVTESIASAMDYNLEAMQGYTFPANFAMIANRYFYEHRNVKKEMAMCAVNAHHNATLNPDAQMPKELDLNKVLAADTIASPLSLFDCSLITDGAAFLVLTTTERAKQISQNRVVEVIGSGHAGDTLTLFSKKTMTSFAAAKEAAKQAYTQANLKPADIDFAEVHDCFTITQIINIEDLGFAEPGHGGDLVAEGGISIEGSKPINVSGGLKAKGHPIGATGISQIFEVVTQLRGDAGKRQLKKNDIGLTHNLGGTAATAIINIFKGL, translated from the coding sequence ATGCGTTCAGTATCAATCATCGGAATCGGTGAAACAAAAATGGGAAACTTCCCAAACAGAACCCTTAGAGAGATGATTTCTGAGGCAGGGAATACGGCGATAAAAGATGCAGGGGTAGAAAAAAAAGAGATACAAGCAATCTTTTTTGGCAATTTTGTCGGTCAGCAGCTTACAGGCCAGGGGCATATGGGTGCGCTTGTTTCTGAAACTCTTGGCTTAGGTCACATTCCTGCCATACGAATGGAGGGAGCCTGTGCATCAGGAGGACTGGCTTTTAGAAGTGCATTAATTGCAGTAGCAAGTGGCATGTATGATACGGTTTTGGTTGGAGGCGCAGAAAAAATGACCCATCAGGCTACTCCGCAAGTAACTGAATCCATTGCATCTGCCATGGATTACAATCTGGAAGCCATGCAAGGATATACGTTCCCTGCAAATTTCGCAATGATTGCAAACAGATATTTTTATGAACATCGGAATGTAAAAAAGGAAATGGCAATGTGTGCAGTAAATGCGCATCATAATGCAACATTAAATCCGGATGCGCAGATGCCGAAAGAGTTAGACTTAAATAAAGTTCTTGCTGCGGATACCATTGCCAGCCCTCTAAGCTTATTTGATTGTTCACTTATTACGGATGGCGCAGCATTTTTAGTATTGACTACGACGGAACGGGCAAAACAAATTTCTCAAAATAGAGTTGTTGAAGTGATAGGATCTGGACATGCAGGGGATACCTTAACACTTTTTTCAAAGAAAACCATGACCAGCTTTGCAGCGGCAAAAGAGGCGGCGAAGCAGGCTTATACACAAGCGAATTTAAAGCCGGCAGATATTGATTTTGCAGAAGTTCATGATTGTTTTACAATCACCCAGATTATTAATATAGAAGATTTGGGATTTGCGGAACCGGGACATGGAGGAGATTTGGTTGCAGAAGGTGGTATATCCATAGAAGGAAGCAAACCAATTAACGTAAGCGGAGGTTTAAAGGCAAAAGGACATCCCATCGGAGCAACCGGCATCAGCCAGATATTTGAGGTTGTTACACAGTTACGAGGTGATGCAGGAAAGCGTCAGTTAAAGAAGAATGATATCGGACTAACACATAATCTAGGTGGTACTGCGGCAACTGCAATCATCAATATTTTTAAGGGTTTGTAG
- a CDS encoding 3-oxoacid CoA-transferase subunit B produces MNSKQQIASRVAKEFRDGDIVNLGAGLPTLAVNYIPEDVQVHLCSENGIVGFEKANPDLPVDPFCTDAGEQPISITAAGCVVDSCTAFGLIRGKHLKITVLGTMQVDAEGSIANWMIPGGKVAGMGGAMDLVEGAERVIVATEHCAKDGTPKILEKCTFPLTGYGVVNTIITELAYIEVTKEGLCLKEVAPGVSVEEVIQKTGANLIISKDLREMSR; encoded by the coding sequence ATGAACAGTAAACAGCAGATTGCAAGCAGAGTCGCAAAAGAATTTCGTGATGGAGATATTGTAAATTTAGGAGCGGGGCTTCCTACTTTGGCAGTTAACTATATCCCTGAAGATGTGCAAGTGCATCTTTGCTCAGAAAATGGTATTGTAGGGTTTGAAAAAGCGAATCCGGATTTGCCCGTTGACCCATTTTGCACCGATGCAGGTGAACAGCCAATCTCCATTACTGCGGCAGGATGTGTGGTAGACAGCTGTACTGCTTTTGGTTTAATAAGAGGAAAACATCTGAAAATTACAGTTCTGGGTACTATGCAGGTGGACGCAGAAGGAAGCATTGCCAATTGGATGATTCCAGGTGGAAAAGTTGCAGGTATGGGCGGTGCAATGGATTTGGTTGAGGGTGCAGAGCGAGTCATTGTAGCGACGGAGCATTGTGCAAAGGACGGAACCCCTAAAATATTAGAAAAGTGTACTTTTCCTTTGACCGGATATGGTGTAGTAAATACAATCATTACAGAACTTGCCTATATTGAGGTCACAAAGGAAGGTTTATGTTTGAAAGAAGTAGCACCTGGTGTAAGTGTTGAAGAAGTCATACAAAAGACAGGAGCAAATTTAATTATTAGCAAAGACCTTCGTGAGATGTCACGATGA